One Vibrio sp. 16 genomic window carries:
- a CDS encoding HU family DNA-binding protein, translating into MNKTQLVEKIAENADLSKASAGRALDALIEAVSDTLQSGDQVALVGFGTFSVRTRAARTGRNPKTGEEIQIAEAKVPSFKAGKALKDACN; encoded by the coding sequence GTGAATAAAACACAATTAGTAGAAAAAATTGCAGAAAACGCAGATCTATCTAAAGCATCAGCAGGCCGTGCACTTGATGCTCTTATCGAAGCAGTGAGTGATACACTTCAGTCTGGTGATCAAGTTGCACTTGTTGGCTTCGGTACATTCAGCGTGCGCACTCGTGCAGCTCGCACAGGCCGTAACCCAAAAACGGGTGAAGAAATTCAAATTGCTGAAGCGAAAGTACCTTCATTCAAAGCGGGTAAAGCACTAAAAGACGCTTGTAACTAA
- the ppiD gene encoding peptidylprolyl isomerase: MMDRLREGVNSIAVKIILGLIILSFVFAGVGSYIVGGAGNTAAKVGNVEIDRGEFEQAYQNERNRMQAQLGDYFSNLLADPSYVESFRKSVLDRMVNDLLLEQHAASLGLRVSDAQVRTMIVEMPQFQVDGKFDQEIYQSSLRRAGFTPESFAEYLRRDLVRNQLLTAIQASDFSLPAEVEAQAKLLTQTREVQTLSLPLDDFAAKVELSDDEIQGYYEQNSERYTRPEQVKVAYIELSAQKLKDAITVSDEDAKKYFEEHLDKYSSEEQRRVSHILVEGDDQAKAQAILDELNAGTDFAALAEEKSDDFGSASEGGSLGWIERDVMDPAFEEAAFALKNVGDVTGLVKSDFGYHIIKLDELKGSVVKPYADVAAQIKQELKDQQAIDQFYELQSELEKVAFEYPDSLDDAAAAIDAKIETTDFISQVDAPELLKAPSVLQAILSPEVKEDGLNSEVIEVAPEHVIVVRVEDYRDEMVLPLDDVREQVVATLSKIKGEQNAIALADKLVAELKEGKQELLNENGLAFNDVQAVDRSAPMADVIFAMPKPSEGKVEYAQAKELNGNIAVVKLSNVSDEFDAQYNAQISNQLTQMNAQLDLTGLISVLRKTTDIEYFVVSQ; encoded by the coding sequence ATGATGGATCGATTACGCGAAGGCGTTAACAGCATCGCGGTAAAAATTATCCTGGGACTTATCATCCTATCTTTCGTTTTTGCAGGTGTAGGAAGCTACATTGTCGGTGGCGCTGGCAACACAGCTGCAAAAGTGGGTAACGTAGAAATTGACCGTGGTGAGTTTGAGCAAGCGTATCAAAATGAACGCAACCGCATGCAAGCTCAACTTGGTGATTATTTCTCAAATCTTCTTGCAGATCCTAGCTACGTAGAATCTTTCCGAAAATCTGTTCTTGATCGTATGGTCAATGATTTGCTGCTTGAGCAACATGCCGCATCTTTAGGTTTACGTGTAAGTGATGCACAAGTACGTACCATGATTGTTGAAATGCCTCAGTTCCAAGTTGATGGTAAGTTTGACCAAGAAATCTATCAGTCGTCTTTGCGTCGTGCGGGTTTCACTCCGGAAAGTTTTGCGGAGTATCTGCGTCGTGATTTGGTTCGTAACCAACTCCTAACAGCGATTCAAGCGAGTGATTTCTCTCTTCCAGCAGAAGTTGAAGCACAGGCTAAGTTGTTGACTCAAACTCGTGAAGTTCAAACGCTGAGTCTACCTCTTGATGACTTTGCAGCCAAAGTAGAATTGTCGGACGATGAAATTCAAGGTTACTACGAGCAAAACTCTGAGCGCTATACACGTCCTGAACAGGTGAAAGTTGCTTACATCGAGCTGTCAGCTCAGAAGCTAAAAGATGCAATAACTGTCTCTGACGAAGATGCTAAAAAGTACTTTGAAGAACATTTAGATAAATACTCTTCAGAAGAACAACGTCGCGTAAGTCACATCCTAGTCGAAGGTGATGACCAAGCTAAAGCACAGGCTATTTTGGATGAGCTTAACGCTGGGACAGATTTTGCAGCGTTGGCAGAAGAAAAATCAGATGACTTTGGTAGTGCATCAGAGGGCGGATCTCTAGGTTGGATTGAGCGTGATGTCATGGACCCAGCTTTCGAAGAAGCAGCATTTGCGCTGAAGAACGTGGGTGATGTAACGGGCTTAGTCAAATCGGACTTTGGCTACCACATTATCAAGCTTGATGAGCTTAAAGGCTCGGTCGTTAAGCCATACGCAGACGTCGCGGCTCAGATCAAACAAGAGCTGAAAGATCAACAAGCCATCGACCAGTTTTATGAGCTGCAAAGCGAGTTAGAGAAAGTTGCCTTTGAGTACCCTGACTCACTAGATGACGCTGCGGCAGCTATTGACGCGAAAATTGAAACGACGGATTTTATTTCGCAAGTCGATGCCCCTGAACTGCTGAAAGCACCATCAGTGTTGCAAGCTATCCTCAGCCCAGAAGTCAAAGAAGATGGCTTGAACTCAGAAGTGATTGAAGTTGCACCTGAGCATGTCATCGTAGTTCGTGTCGAAGATTATCGTGACGAAATGGTTTTGCCTTTAGACGATGTTCGTGAACAAGTTGTGGCGACACTGTCCAAGATCAAAGGCGAGCAGAACGCGATTGCATTGGCGGATAAGCTTGTTGCGGAACTAAAAGAAGGTAAGCAAGAGCTGTTAAACGAAAATGGTCTAGCATTCAATGACGTTCAAGCTGTTGATCGCAGTGCACCTATGGCAGATGTTATTTTCGCAATGCCTAAGCCATCAGAAGGCAAGGTTGAGTACGCTCAGGCTAAAGAGCTAAACGGAAACATTGCGGTTGTTAAGCTATCGAATGTGAGTGATGAGTTTGACGCTCAGTACAACGCGCAAATTAGTAACCAGTTGACACAGATGAATGCTCAACTCGACTTAACTGGATTGATAAGCGTTTTACGTAAAACGACCGACATTGAGTATTTTGTAGTATCGCAATAA